A stretch of the Oenococcus sp. UCMA 16435 genome encodes the following:
- the pyk gene encoding pyruvate kinase: MKKTKIVSTLGPASNDLKIISALINNGINVARFNFSHGDHDEHAARMALVHDAEKKTGKLIGFMLDTKGAEIRTTVQDTPNGKIDFKKGDKLRISMNEKIKGTKEKIAVTYKGLYDDVKIGGKVLFDDGIIEMTVTSKDPETKELLVQVDNDGVLGGRKGVNAPGVAINLPGITKKDKSDIEFGLEQGIDFIAASFVRKAQDVLDIRKLLKKHHQENHVMIFPKIESQEGIDNFEAIIAVSDGLMVPRGDMGVEIPYEEVPVIQKMMIRYMNRLGKPVITATQMLDSMIENPRATRAEINDVENAVWDGTDATMLSGESANGSWPVEAVKTMSTSNEYAENHVHDDGNRIDLRNEPKSSDTEVLAQAAVDAAREAGAKVIVASTASGYTARLISKYRPDMPILAITYDEQVARSLTVNYAVYPVIKDAPETTDDLIELAKKTVHEEKLAKRGDTIVVTAGLPIKKPGTTNLIHVVKL; the protein is encoded by the coding sequence ATGAAAAAGACAAAGATTGTTTCTACTTTAGGTCCCGCATCCAACGATCTAAAGATTATTTCCGCATTAATAAATAATGGGATTAATGTTGCCCGTTTTAATTTCAGTCATGGTGACCATGATGAACATGCTGCTCGTATGGCTTTGGTTCACGACGCTGAAAAAAAGACCGGTAAGTTAATTGGATTTATGCTTGATACGAAAGGTGCGGAGATTCGCACAACTGTTCAAGATACACCGAACGGTAAAATTGACTTCAAGAAAGGCGATAAACTTCGCATTTCAATGAACGAAAAGATTAAGGGCACAAAAGAAAAGATAGCCGTTACTTATAAAGGACTCTATGACGATGTAAAAATCGGCGGTAAAGTTTTGTTCGATGATGGAATCATTGAAATGACTGTTACCAGCAAAGATCCCGAAACTAAGGAACTGCTTGTTCAAGTTGATAACGATGGAGTGCTTGGTGGAAGAAAAGGTGTTAACGCTCCTGGTGTTGCTATTAATCTTCCTGGGATTACTAAGAAGGACAAATCAGACATTGAGTTTGGTTTAGAGCAAGGAATTGACTTTATTGCCGCTTCCTTTGTTCGTAAAGCCCAAGATGTTCTTGATATTCGTAAATTATTGAAGAAGCATCATCAAGAAAATCACGTTATGATTTTTCCTAAGATCGAATCCCAAGAAGGAATTGATAACTTTGAAGCAATCATTGCTGTTTCTGACGGTTTGATGGTGCCTCGTGGTGATATGGGAGTTGAAATTCCATATGAGGAAGTACCTGTAATTCAAAAAATGATGATTCGTTACATGAATCGTCTTGGCAAACCAGTTATTACTGCTACTCAAATGCTTGATTCAATGATTGAAAATCCTCGTGCAACTCGTGCCGAGATCAATGATGTTGAAAATGCTGTTTGGGATGGAACCGATGCAACGATGCTCTCTGGTGAGTCTGCTAATGGCAGCTGGCCAGTTGAGGCTGTTAAGACAATGTCTACGTCTAACGAGTACGCTGAAAATCACGTCCATGACGATGGCAATAGAATTGATTTGAGAAACGAACCAAAATCCAGCGACACAGAAGTTTTGGCTCAAGCTGCTGTTGATGCTGCACGTGAAGCTGGTGCAAAAGTTATCGTTGCTTCTACAGCTTCTGGATATACAGCTCGTTTGATTTCTAAATATCGTCCTGATATGCCAATCTTGGCAATTACCTACGATGAACAAGTTGCAAGGTCGTTGACCGTTAATTATGCTGTTTACCCGGTTATTAAAGACGCCCCAGAAACAACAGACGATTTGATTGAATTAGCCAAGAAAACAGTTCATGAAGAAAAATTAGCCAAGAGAGGCGATACGATTGTTGTTACCGCCGGCCTTCCAATTAAAAAACCTGGAACAACTAATTTGATTCATGTTGTAAAACTTTAA
- a CDS encoding DNA polymerase III subunit alpha: MSYTPLQVFSEYDLLKNPDSTTDLVNALKKRGFQAAVLANHDYLYGVEKFRKAAILANIQPIIGLTISNTNHGEVIVVSKNYSGYQNLMKISTHLAFNQNSQFIFEENDLDFSDLALIFQDDQRVEIKNSSSFTRGQLGYFPIDWVKTDDSIIASALQHIEKNELNFAGQSEITGEYLKDENLYENNLSAETLKNNERFVADIVDDWPKSEKHLPIFPLPSTENNPKKYLSKLVKLGLENRFNNRNIPEIYQNRIDRELKTIFQLDLADYFLVVWDIINFARHENIQLGAGRGSAVGSLVAYALYITTIDPIKYDLYFERFLNPKRVQLPDIDIDVPGNRRQEIVEYLQKKYSLDKFSQIGTFDTFKRRLAVRDSARIFASSEGTLKRFSRFMAQNNDALEDADPNSLPETIAELPHSSEIISLAQSISGLPRHVGIHAAGIVLSPEKLVDYVPLNQVSEITVTQFDKDDVEAIGLVKFDLLRLTNLDMIADIRFLIEQRYGKKINLDNVNLDDKQVLDLFRKLQTNGIFQFESESAKSALKQVAVSSFDDVVAVNALNRPGPSENIPIYAQGKRDPNHIEIIDESLQKILLPTYGVIIYQEQVMQIAQIYAGFTLGEADVFRAAIGHKNEEKLFAQHDAFIKGAVKKGHQQEQAGKIFAYIERFANYGFNKSHAVAYSKLAFEMAYLKIYFPLEFFSVLLNYDAKNTYLQDIKNKGIKLLGPDINHAERGFISDNGAIYVGFGKIKGLNRKVIDEIIKERDSRGLFSSLTDFLQRMAGSDISENDIIQLTYAGSLDHFGYNRQELKTNAGSLITAMGFGGSLLNETKISASKELSLLDRLAHEKEVLGFTISGHPIDSLRKEIVTKGYTQISDLKADQPVKMAVMIDSIRTTRDKNGNQMAFVSISDGTGESSLTVFAREYSQISSILKNGSLIALIGRTQLRNDEINIIANKIQQIGH; encoded by the coding sequence ATGAGCTATACACCATTACAAGTATTCAGCGAATACGATTTGTTAAAAAATCCTGATTCAACAACTGACCTTGTGAATGCTCTTAAAAAAAGAGGATTTCAAGCAGCTGTTTTAGCAAACCATGATTATCTCTACGGAGTTGAAAAATTCCGTAAAGCCGCAATTTTAGCCAACATTCAACCAATTATCGGCTTAACGATAAGCAATACCAATCATGGTGAAGTAATTGTTGTATCGAAAAATTATTCTGGTTATCAAAACTTAATGAAAATTAGCACGCATCTGGCTTTCAATCAAAATTCACAGTTTATTTTCGAAGAAAATGATTTAGACTTTTCCGACTTAGCGCTAATATTTCAAGACGATCAACGAGTCGAAATTAAGAATTCGAGCAGCTTTACTCGCGGACAGTTAGGTTATTTCCCAATCGATTGGGTTAAAACTGATGATTCTATTATTGCAAGTGCTCTCCAACACATTGAAAAAAATGAGTTGAATTTTGCCGGACAATCAGAAATCACTGGAGAATATTTAAAAGATGAAAACCTTTATGAAAATAATTTATCGGCGGAAACGTTAAAAAACAACGAACGCTTCGTTGCCGATATAGTGGACGATTGGCCGAAGAGCGAAAAACATTTGCCAATTTTTCCATTACCGAGCACGGAAAATAATCCAAAAAAATATCTAAGCAAACTGGTTAAGCTCGGTCTAGAAAATCGTTTTAATAATAGGAATATTCCGGAAATTTATCAGAATCGGATTGATCGAGAACTAAAGACTATTTTCCAATTAGATTTGGCAGATTATTTTTTGGTAGTTTGGGACATTATCAATTTTGCTCGTCATGAAAATATCCAACTCGGTGCCGGCAGAGGGTCGGCGGTCGGATCATTGGTTGCATATGCCTTATACATAACAACTATTGACCCGATTAAATATGATCTTTATTTCGAACGTTTTTTGAATCCGAAGCGGGTCCAGCTTCCCGATATAGATATTGATGTGCCTGGAAACAGGCGCCAGGAAATTGTTGAATATCTACAGAAAAAATATTCGCTTGATAAATTTTCTCAAATTGGCACCTTTGATACTTTTAAAAGAAGATTGGCTGTTCGCGATAGCGCAAGAATTTTTGCTAGTAGCGAAGGAACTTTGAAACGTTTTTCACGATTCATGGCACAGAACAACGACGCTTTAGAAGACGCTGATCCAAACAGCTTACCGGAAACTATTGCAGAACTTCCACATTCTTCGGAAATTATTTCCTTGGCACAATCTATTTCCGGGTTGCCTCGACATGTTGGAATTCATGCCGCTGGAATTGTTTTAAGCCCGGAAAAATTAGTAGACTATGTTCCTTTGAATCAGGTTTCTGAAATCACTGTCACTCAGTTTGATAAGGATGATGTCGAAGCGATTGGCTTAGTTAAATTCGATTTACTGCGTCTAACCAATTTGGATATGATTGCAGATATTCGTTTTTTGATTGAACAGCGCTACGGGAAGAAAATTAATTTAGACAACGTTAATCTTGATGACAAACAAGTTCTTGATCTGTTTAGAAAGCTTCAGACTAATGGAATTTTTCAATTCGAATCGGAATCAGCGAAAAGTGCTCTAAAACAGGTTGCCGTTAGCAGTTTTGATGATGTCGTGGCAGTGAATGCTTTGAATCGCCCGGGTCCATCAGAAAATATTCCAATCTATGCTCAAGGAAAAAGAGACCCTAATCATATTGAGATTATTGATGAAAGTTTGCAAAAAATCCTCCTACCTACTTATGGCGTAATTATTTATCAAGAACAGGTTATGCAGATTGCACAGATTTATGCCGGTTTCACTCTAGGAGAGGCCGATGTTTTTCGAGCAGCGATTGGACATAAGAATGAAGAAAAATTATTTGCGCAACATGATGCATTTATCAAAGGTGCAGTTAAAAAGGGCCATCAGCAAGAACAAGCGGGAAAGATATTTGCATACATCGAACGATTTGCAAATTATGGGTTTAACAAAAGTCATGCCGTTGCATACAGCAAATTAGCTTTTGAAATGGCTTATTTAAAAATCTATTTTCCATTGGAATTTTTCAGCGTTCTACTTAATTACGACGCCAAGAACACCTATCTGCAGGATATTAAAAATAAAGGAATCAAGCTTCTAGGACCAGATATCAATCACGCAGAACGCGGTTTTATAAGCGACAACGGGGCTATTTATGTTGGATTCGGTAAAATAAAAGGATTAAATCGAAAAGTGATCGACGAAATTATCAAAGAAAGGGATTCACGCGGCTTATTCTCCAGTTTAACTGATTTTCTTCAAAGAATGGCTGGAAGCGATATCAGCGAAAATGATATTATTCAGTTGACTTATGCTGGCTCGCTTGATCATTTTGGATATAATCGTCAAGAATTGAAAACGAACGCCGGTTCCTTAATTACTGCAATGGGATTTGGCGGCAGCCTTTTAAACGAAACGAAGATAAGTGCTAGCAAAGAATTATCTTTATTGGATCGTCTTGCACACGAAAAAGAGGTTCTTGGTTTTACTATCTCCGGCCATCCGATTGATAGTTTGAGAAAAGAAATCGTTACAAAAGGATACACACAGATTAGTGATTTAAAAGCTGATCAACCGGTTAAGATGGCCGTTATGATCGATTCGATTAGGACAACTCGTGACAAAAACGGTAATCAGATGGCTTTTGTTTCGATTTCCGATGGAACCGGGGAGAGTTCTTTAACAGTTTTCGCTCGTGAGTACAGTCAAATATCAAGTATTTTGAAAAATGGATCATTAATCGCTTTGATTGGCAGAACTCAGTTAAGGAATGATGAAATTAATATTATTGCCAATAAGATCCAGCAGATCGGCCATTGA
- a CDS encoding YjzD family protein translates to MKYLVVGVWSIILGNVLGFIVGDLSEQTYVPLNVTIMALVIGEVAAFSVTMISKSADKQIGNVKKSSEN, encoded by the coding sequence ATGAAATATTTAGTAGTCGGCGTTTGGTCAATTATTTTAGGGAATGTACTGGGTTTTATCGTTGGCGATTTGTCCGAGCAAACTTACGTTCCCTTAAACGTTACAATTATGGCTTTGGTAATTGGCGAAGTTGCAGCTTTCTCAGTAACCATGATATCCAAATCAGCTGATAAGCAAATTGGAAATGTTAAAAAAAGTTCTGAAAATTAA
- the pepT gene encoding peptidase T translates to MKYEKLVERFIKYAKINTRSNENSKTIPSDPKEVKFLKSLAEELKQIGFSDIRTMKDGYLFSKIPATKGKENIDRIGFIAHVDTADFNSENIQPEIHENYDGQSVIKLNNEYNLDPSVFPNLHNYKGHTLITTDGTTLLGADDKAGVAEIVTAMEYLLKHPEIEHGEIEIAFGPDEEIGTGADNFDTDNFAAKFAYTVDGAIKGELEWATFSASAAVLKAVGTQVHPSDGFGKLINPIVALIDVFNLLPNERPENTKGDQGYFYMTDLSGNGDAATAKLIIRDFERNGLKKRKQTLADAVNKINEQYSHKVIDLKQYDQYYNMSDILKDNMESVHLAEAAFKELEIAPNEEPVRGGTDGSKITFLGTPTPNIFTGAENLHGRYEFASVQNMESSTNVILKIIEIHSK, encoded by the coding sequence GTGAAATACGAAAAATTGGTAGAACGTTTTATTAAATATGCAAAAATTAATACACGTTCAAACGAAAATTCAAAAACAATTCCCAGTGATCCAAAAGAGGTGAAATTTCTAAAAAGCCTGGCTGAAGAACTAAAACAAATTGGTTTTTCAGATATACGAACAATGAAAGATGGCTATTTATTTTCTAAAATTCCGGCAACAAAAGGAAAAGAAAATATTGATCGTATCGGCTTTATTGCTCATGTTGACACTGCTGATTTTAATTCGGAGAATATCCAACCAGAGATTCACGAGAATTATGATGGACAATCCGTTATCAAATTAAATAACGAATACAATTTAGATCCTTCTGTTTTTCCAAATTTGCATAACTATAAAGGTCATACTTTAATAACTACTGATGGCACTACTCTTTTGGGAGCTGATGACAAAGCAGGAGTGGCGGAAATTGTTACAGCGATGGAATATCTGCTTAAGCACCCGGAAATCGAGCATGGAGAAATCGAAATCGCTTTTGGTCCGGATGAAGAAATTGGTACTGGAGCTGACAATTTCGATACAGATAATTTTGCTGCTAAATTTGCTTACACAGTTGATGGCGCAATTAAGGGCGAACTGGAATGGGCAACTTTTTCTGCATCAGCTGCTGTTCTAAAAGCCGTTGGTACACAGGTTCATCCATCGGATGGTTTTGGTAAATTAATAAACCCTATAGTTGCTTTAATTGATGTTTTTAATTTGTTGCCAAACGAGCGACCGGAAAATACTAAGGGCGACCAGGGTTATTTCTATATGACTGATTTATCCGGTAACGGCGACGCGGCCACAGCCAAACTGATTATTCGTGATTTTGAACGCAATGGCTTAAAAAAACGTAAGCAGACCCTTGCCGATGCTGTTAATAAAATTAACGAACAATATTCTCATAAGGTGATTGATTTGAAACAATATGATCAGTATTACAATATGTCCGATATTCTTAAGGATAATATGGAATCGGTTCATCTGGCCGAAGCGGCTTTTAAGGAATTAGAAATTGCACCAAATGAGGAGCCTGTCCGTGGGGGAACTGATGGATCAAAGATTACTTTTCTTGGTACACCGACGCCAAACATTTTTACAGGGGCAGAGAATCTTCACGGTCGTTATGAATTTGCTTCTGTTCAAAATATGGAATCGTCAACAAATGTTATCTTAAAAATTATTGAAATTCATTCAAAATAA
- a CDS encoding SAM-dependent methyltransferase, with amino-acid sequence MTKLSDRLLEIYQLIDKGTRVADIGTDHAAIPIALLETDKASFLVATDVGPGPLEKAKEQIELADLDQANRIILRLGDGLSVIKDSDEIDTVVIAGMGGELIARIISKIPDYLKDAKFILQANNEEEEVRRAIEKNGQYIETEKIVYENRHFYEIIVAKKSRQTIIKMTNQELKFGPKLLMNQTIIFKNKWQGKLNHLKQIKKILEKTLQTSTKRYDSLQTEIKAIKEVLK; translated from the coding sequence ATGACAAAATTGTCTGATCGTTTATTAGAAATATACCAACTGATTGATAAAGGAACGAGAGTTGCAGATATTGGTACCGATCATGCCGCAATTCCGATTGCTTTATTAGAAACTGATAAGGCATCCTTTTTAGTTGCAACAGATGTTGGTCCTGGCCCATTAGAAAAGGCAAAAGAACAAATTGAATTAGCAGATTTGGATCAAGCAAATAGAATAATTCTCCGTCTTGGTGACGGACTTTCAGTTATCAAAGATAGCGACGAAATCGATACGGTTGTGATTGCCGGAATGGGTGGCGAATTAATTGCCAGAATTATTTCAAAAATTCCCGATTATCTAAAAGATGCTAAGTTCATTTTGCAGGCAAATAATGAAGAAGAAGAAGTTAGAAGGGCCATTGAAAAAAACGGTCAATATATCGAAACTGAAAAAATCGTTTATGAAAATCGACATTTTTACGAAATTATTGTCGCTAAAAAAAGTCGACAAACAATTATAAAAATGACGAATCAAGAATTGAAATTTGGACCAAAATTATTGATGAATCAAACTATAATATTCAAAAATAAATGGCAGGGTAAGCTGAATCATTTAAAGCAAATCAAGAAAATTCTCGAAAAAACATTGCAGACGTCAACAAAACGCTACGATAGTTTACAAACGGAGATAAAAGCAATAAAAGAGGTATTGAAGTGA
- the rpoD gene encoding RNA polymerase sigma factor RpoD — protein sequence MTKKILVSSDNTVAELQAALEKVGVKFLKKDKKEELLRLVKNYNRRVDRAEKKSEENDGSSKKDDLKKGKSKGSSKSEKKSSATAAVFDEKAYTKSLKTFIKKNKKSGQVVYDDLEGKMAKPFALNADQIDKLIEKVEDAGISIVDENGNPSEKSLKTKSNNPSQEELSQASSAPKGVKISDPVRMYLKEIGRVSLLNADQEVAIAKRIEKGGPDGERARQELAEANLRLVVSIAKRYVGRGMHFLDLIQEGNMGLMKAVEKFDYTKGFKFSTYATWWIRQAITRAIADQARTIRIPVHMVETINKLIRIQRTLIQDLGRDPMPEEIGAEMELTADKVREIQKIAQEPVSLETPIGEEDDSHLGDFIEDNEGESPIESTSDQMLKDQLEEVLGTLTEREENVLRLRFGLEDGKTRTLEEVGRVFGVTRERIRQIEAKALRKLRHPSRSKQLKDFMEE from the coding sequence ATGACTAAAAAAATCCTAGTTTCAAGCGATAATACTGTTGCAGAGTTACAAGCAGCTTTAGAAAAAGTCGGTGTAAAGTTCCTTAAAAAAGATAAAAAAGAAGAACTTCTGCGTTTGGTAAAAAATTATAATCGTCGAGTTGACCGAGCAGAGAAAAAAAGTGAAGAAAATGATGGTTCATCTAAAAAAGATGATTTAAAAAAAGGAAAATCAAAAGGCAGCTCAAAATCCGAAAAAAAATCCTCAGCAACTGCAGCTGTTTTTGATGAAAAAGCTTATACCAAAAGTCTTAAGACTTTTATCAAAAAAAATAAAAAGAGTGGTCAGGTTGTTTATGACGATTTAGAGGGTAAAATGGCCAAGCCTTTTGCCTTAAATGCTGATCAAATTGATAAATTGATAGAAAAAGTTGAAGACGCTGGTATTTCAATTGTTGATGAAAATGGTAATCCTTCCGAAAAATCTCTGAAAACCAAGAGCAACAACCCAAGTCAAGAAGAACTTTCTCAAGCGTCATCTGCTCCAAAAGGCGTCAAAATTAGCGATCCTGTTAGAATGTATCTGAAAGAAATTGGACGAGTTTCGTTACTGAATGCTGACCAGGAAGTCGCGATTGCAAAAAGAATTGAAAAGGGTGGACCAGATGGTGAGCGTGCTCGCCAAGAGCTTGCCGAAGCTAATCTGCGTTTGGTAGTTTCGATTGCAAAGCGTTACGTTGGTCGCGGCATGCACTTCTTGGATTTAATTCAAGAAGGGAACATGGGCTTAATGAAAGCGGTTGAAAAGTTCGATTATACAAAGGGATTTAAGTTTTCGACCTATGCTACATGGTGGATTCGCCAGGCTATTACTCGTGCCATTGCTGACCAAGCTCGGACGATTCGTATTCCTGTTCATATGGTTGAAACTATTAACAAACTTATTCGAATTCAGCGGACTTTGATTCAGGATCTTGGCCGTGACCCAATGCCTGAAGAAATTGGTGCCGAAATGGAGTTAACGGCTGACAAAGTTCGTGAAATTCAAAAGATTGCTCAAGAACCAGTTTCTTTGGAAACGCCGATTGGCGAAGAGGATGATTCTCATTTAGGTGACTTCATCGAAGACAACGAAGGGGAATCTCCAATTGAATCTACCTCTGATCAAATGTTAAAAGACCAATTAGAGGAAGTTCTTGGTACATTAACTGAACGTGAAGAGAATGTTCTTCGTTTACGTTTTGGTCTTGAAGATGGTAAAACTAGAACTTTGGAAGAGGTTGGTCGGGTTTTTGGCGTAACCCGTGAAAGAATCCGGCAGATTGAAGCCAAAGCATTACGCAAGCTTCGTCATCCCAGCCGTTCAAAGCAATTAAAAGATTTTATGGAAGAATAA
- the dnaG gene encoding DNA primase, whose protein sequence is MASLIPKSTIEEIRDSINIVDVIGKDVDLKKKGKYFWGLCPFVSENSPSFTVDEENQRYKCYSCGRSGNVFDFISEKKGLSFPQAVADVARDVGIKIDSKYTENTAGHFNENELKLIELNKQAAEIFSHLLLNTNLSTNALKYLVEERHLNKETIADFQLGFLPSQWSLHDFFEEKKIPVETQLESGIISQYDDGSFHDVFSNRIMFPLKDSYGNIVGFSGRTLDRNNSAKYINSKETAVFKKSKLLYHFDVAKQTAKVSQKLLLLEGYLDVIAAHKAGIDYGIASMGTSLTRDQLQLISRNTPKLTIAYDGDSAGQSATWRAIEEIKDFPHLQIEIVTIPHQKDPDEYLQENGTAALKKIFEEDSTSINDFAFEYLKKGRNLENVGNLSDYTNDLLKFLNEHPDPIANDLTIKKLSDQFGLSRSVLDQSLKQTDNDISRIENRSIKQVDKLPPGNSKNRNPLIDQEAMIERKIIVSSIYHENVFREIEKKAKFTFHDPKNQLYYFLIKGYRSKHPGIQSIGINLMENMTATEKDQFNRLINDQIDFYSTDNLEAIDDYLWQLNRRIPFEKQIQQTKQQIQEAINLNQNDRIKELNVKLVKLMKERAGSKHD, encoded by the coding sequence ATGGCGAGTCTGATACCTAAAAGTACGATCGAAGAAATTAGGGATTCGATCAATATCGTTGATGTAATTGGCAAAGATGTCGATTTGAAGAAAAAAGGGAAATACTTTTGGGGTCTTTGTCCTTTTGTGTCGGAAAATAGTCCTAGCTTTACTGTTGACGAAGAAAACCAGCGTTATAAGTGCTATTCATGTGGGCGCAGTGGTAATGTTTTTGATTTTATTTCAGAAAAAAAGGGTTTGTCTTTTCCTCAGGCGGTTGCAGATGTGGCACGAGACGTGGGAATTAAAATCGATAGCAAATATACGGAAAACACCGCCGGACATTTTAACGAAAATGAACTAAAGTTAATCGAATTGAATAAACAGGCTGCGGAGATTTTTTCACACCTGTTGTTGAACACTAATCTGTCGACCAACGCCTTAAAATACTTGGTTGAAGAGCGTCATCTTAATAAGGAAACTATTGCTGATTTTCAACTTGGCTTTTTACCAAGCCAATGGTCACTGCACGATTTTTTTGAAGAAAAAAAGATTCCGGTTGAAACTCAGCTTGAATCGGGAATCATTTCCCAATACGATGATGGCAGTTTTCATGATGTTTTTTCAAATCGAATTATGTTTCCTCTAAAGGATTCTTACGGTAACATTGTTGGTTTTTCCGGCCGCACGTTGGACAGAAATAATTCGGCTAAATATATTAATTCAAAGGAAACTGCAGTCTTTAAAAAGTCAAAACTTCTGTATCATTTTGACGTTGCTAAACAGACGGCAAAGGTTTCGCAAAAGCTTCTTTTGCTAGAAGGATATTTAGACGTGATTGCCGCTCACAAAGCAGGTATTGACTATGGAATTGCGTCGATGGGCACTAGTCTAACTAGAGACCAGCTTCAATTAATTTCTCGGAATACACCAAAATTAACAATTGCCTACGATGGTGATTCTGCTGGTCAAAGTGCTACTTGGCGAGCGATTGAAGAAATAAAAGATTTTCCACATCTTCAAATTGAAATCGTGACTATTCCTCATCAAAAAGATCCTGATGAATATTTACAAGAAAATGGGACAGCAGCCCTTAAAAAAATTTTTGAAGAGGATTCAACTTCAATTAATGATTTTGCTTTTGAATATTTAAAGAAGGGCAGAAATCTTGAAAATGTTGGAAATTTAAGTGATTATACTAATGATTTATTGAAGTTTTTAAACGAACATCCTGATCCGATTGCCAATGATTTAACAATCAAGAAATTGTCTGATCAGTTCGGTTTAAGCAGATCTGTTCTTGATCAGTCGCTGAAACAAACTGACAATGATATTTCTAGAATCGAGAATAGGTCCATAAAGCAGGTTGATAAGCTGCCGCCGGGGAACTCAAAAAATAGAAATCCTTTGATTGATCAAGAAGCAATGATTGAGAGAAAAATAATTGTTTCATCGATTTACCACGAAAATGTTTTTCGTGAAATTGAAAAAAAGGCAAAATTTACCTTTCACGATCCCAAAAACCAACTCTATTACTTTTTAATTAAGGGATATAGAAGTAAACATCCCGGTATTCAATCTATCGGAATTAATTTAATGGAAAATATGACTGCCACTGAAAAAGACCAATTTAACCGTTTGATTAATGATCAAATTGATTTTTATTCAACAGACAATTTGGAAGCCATTGATGATTATTTATGGCAATTAAACAGAAGAATACCATTTGAAAAACAGATTCAGCAAACGAAACAACAGATTCAAGAGGCTATTAATTTGAATCAAAATGATCGAATTAAAGAATTGAACGTCAAGTTAGTTAAATTAATGAAAGAAAGAGCGGGAAGCAAACATGACTAA